The segment CGTTTTCTTCAATCAAACAGGGAAGCTCGTTGGGCGCTATATCTGACTATTGCCTACATGATAGGTTGGGTACTTTGTGCTTATCTACCCAGTAACACACTTGGTGTTACCGGATTACCGTTATGGTTTGAATGGTCATGTCTGATTCTCCCTATCATCTTTATTTTGCTATGCATCATGATGGTTAAACTCGTATTCAAAGATATCTCGTTGGAGGAGAAAGATGCAGACTGAAGTTCTTCTGCCCTTAATCGGCTATCTGCTCCTCGTTTTTCTCCTTTCGCTCTACGCTTATAAAAAACGCACGAAAGGCGAATTTCTTAATGAGTATTTTCTAGGTAATCGCTCGATGGGCGGCTTTGTTTTAGCCATGACCATCACCGCAACCTACATCAGCGCCAGCTCCTTCATCGGTGGTCCCGGTGCCGCCTACAAATACGGGTTAGGCTGGGTACTCCTCGCCATGATCCAACTGCCGGCTATCTGGCTCTCTCTGGGCGTACTGGGCAAAAAATTTGCCATCTTAGCTCGCCGCTACAATGCAGTTACCCTTAACGACATGCTCTACGCCCGTTACCAAAGTCGTTTTCTCGTTTGGTTTGCTAGCGTAAGTTTATTAGTCGCTTTCTTTGGGGCGATGACGGTGCAGTTTATCGGTGGTGCGCGACTACTCGAAACCGCAGCTGGCATTCCTTATACCTACGGATTAATGATTTTTGGCGTCTCTATCGCGCTGTATACCGCGATTGGAGGCTTCCGAGCCAGTGTCCTTAACGATGCTTTACAAGGGCTGGTCATGTTGCTTGGCACCGTTATTTTGCTGGTTGCCATTATCTACCATGCAGGTGGTTTACCAGCTGCCGTGGAAAAAATGCATGCTATCGACCCGAAACTGGTCTCCCCTGAAGGTGCCAACGATATCCTTAGTGGGCCATTCATGGCCTCATTCTGGGTGTTAGTCTGTTTTGGAGTTATCGGATTACCACATACCGCAGTGCGTTGTATCTCCTACAAAGACAGCAAAGCCGTTCATAAAGGTATTATTCTTGGTACCATTGTGATGGCAATCTTGATGTTCGGTATGCACTTCGCGGGCGCCTTAGGGCGTGCCATACTGCCGGATTTAACCATTCCAGACCAAGTGATCCCGACTTTGATGGTTCAGGTTCTTCCGCCATTTGCCGCGGGGATTTTCCTAGCAGCACCAATGGCCGCAATTATGTCCACCATTAACGCCCAGTTACTGCAATCTTCGGCGACGATCGTGAAAGATATCTATCTAAATGCCGCACCTGAACAAATTAAAAATGAGAAAAAACTGGCACGAATCTCCAGCTTCTCAACGTTGATTTTAGGCGCGTTATTGCTGGTTGCAGCATGGAACCCACCTCAAATGATTATCTGGTTGAATTTACTCGCATTTGGTGGATTAGAAGCGGTATTCCTGTGGCCACTGGTTCTTGGATTATATTGGGAAAAAGCCAATGGTACTGGTGCTCTGAGCGGCATGATTGTTGGCGGTGTTTGCTACGCCATTTTCGCCTCATTCAAAATTGAAATTATGGGTTTTCACGCCATTGTGCCATCACTGATCCTGAGCCTAATTGCCTTTTTGATCGGTAATCTTTTTGGCAAAAATCCAGTACAATCGGCACCAAATGAACTATCAACGAATTAGAATTTAAGACAAGAGAAACGAAAATGCCTTGGATACAAATACGACTAAACTC is part of the Providencia zhijiangensis genome and harbors:
- a CDS encoding DUF997 family protein, translating into MDKRFLQSNREARWALYLTIAYMIGWVLCAYLPSNTLGVTGLPLWFEWSCLILPIIFILLCIMMVKLVFKDISLEEKDAD
- the panF gene encoding sodium/pantothenate symporter; protein product: MQTEVLLPLIGYLLLVFLLSLYAYKKRTKGEFLNEYFLGNRSMGGFVLAMTITATYISASSFIGGPGAAYKYGLGWVLLAMIQLPAIWLSLGVLGKKFAILARRYNAVTLNDMLYARYQSRFLVWFASVSLLVAFFGAMTVQFIGGARLLETAAGIPYTYGLMIFGVSIALYTAIGGFRASVLNDALQGLVMLLGTVILLVAIIYHAGGLPAAVEKMHAIDPKLVSPEGANDILSGPFMASFWVLVCFGVIGLPHTAVRCISYKDSKAVHKGIILGTIVMAILMFGMHFAGALGRAILPDLTIPDQVIPTLMVQVLPPFAAGIFLAAPMAAIMSTINAQLLQSSATIVKDIYLNAAPEQIKNEKKLARISSFSTLILGALLLVAAWNPPQMIIWLNLLAFGGLEAVFLWPLVLGLYWEKANGTGALSGMIVGGVCYAIFASFKIEIMGFHAIVPSLILSLIAFLIGNLFGKNPVQSAPNELSTN